Proteins encoded by one window of Halorubrum ruber:
- a CDS encoding 30S ribosomal protein S28e, with amino-acid sequence MSAEEGTGDSTTAEVIEVVGKTGMHGEAMQVKCRIQEGSNQGRIITRNVLGPVRLGDVLQLRETQRDADSIGGR; translated from the coding sequence ATGAGCGCAGAAGAGGGCACCGGCGACTCGACGACCGCGGAGGTCATCGAGGTCGTCGGCAAGACCGGGATGCACGGCGAGGCCATGCAGGTCAAGTGCCGCATCCAGGAGGGATCGAACCAGGGCCGGATCATCACCCGGAACGTCCTGGGTCCCGTCCGTCTGGGCGACGTGCTCCAGCTGCGGGAGACCCAGCGCGACGCCGACTCCATCGGAGGCCGATAA
- a CDS encoding 50S ribosomal protein L24e, giving the protein MVETRTCDYSGEEIEPGTGTMFVKKDGTVLHFVDSKAEKNYFLGREARDVEWTEEGHRAGGDEQ; this is encoded by the coding sequence ATGGTCGAGACACGCACCTGCGATTACAGCGGTGAGGAGATCGAGCCCGGCACGGGCACGATGTTCGTCAAGAAGGACGGCACCGTCCTCCACTTCGTCGACTCGAAGGCGGAGAAGAACTACTTCCTCGGCCGCGAGGCGCGCGACGTCGAGTGGACCGAGGAGGGCCACCGAGCCGGAGGCGACGAGCAGTGA